Genomic DNA from Corynebacterium diphtheriae:
TAACAGCTGCATGGGCAAGGACATACGCACCGGTGTCTGAAGTAGCTTCAATAAGATCGCGTGCAGACTTAATTTCCAAGCCGGTGCACTCGGACAATGCGGCTACAACCTGATAACGGTAACCGGCTGGGGTGTTCAAGCCAGTACCGATAGCGGTTGCGCCCAAGTTAACTTCCTTGAGCCGGTCGGAAGCCATACGCAGAACGCTTTGCTCCTCAGCCAAGTTATGAGCGAATGCCTGGAATTCCTCGCCTAAAGTCATCGGTACAGCATCTTGGAGCTGTGTGCGACCCATCTTCAGAATATCGGTGAACTCATCACCTTTGGCATGGAATGCGAACTGTAGATTGTCAATACGAGTGATCAGTTCCTGCATCGCCTCATAGACACCCAAACGGAATCCAGTTGGGTAGGCATCGTTAGTTGATTGGCTCATGTTGACGTCATCGTTTGGGTTGATGATGTCATAGGATCCCTTTGGCTTACCCAGATGCTCCAGTGCGAGGTTGGCGATTACCTCATTAGTGTTCATGTTGACGCTTGTGCCAGCGCCTCCTTGGAACACATCGATTGGGAACTGATCCATGCAACGACCGTGATCCAAGATTTGATCGCAAGCCCATACAATGGCATCGCACTTGTCTTTCGGCAGAGTATGGAGGCGTCGGTTGGCAAGCGCGGTGGCCTTTTTTACCTGAACCATGCCACGAATGAACTCTGGCACATCATTAATGGTGGTGCTAGAGATCTTGTAATTGTCGATGGCACGAAGAGTATGGACGCCATAATAAACCTCGTCGGGAACTTCCATCTCACCCAAGAGGTCTTCTTCGATACGGAATCCTGGTGCAGCTTTCTTAGTGGCGTGCTTTGTTGTTACATCTGACGCAATGGGGGCATCGTTTACTTTCTCCGCGGTGCCTTCGGTTTTTCCGTCGAGAACATCATTGGTTACCTCGGCGTTTTTCGAGCCCTTTGTGTTTTTAGCTTGGGAAGCCATTTAAACTCTCCTGTTGTAGTGAGTGGGCGATTTCTTACATTTAAAGGGTACGTCAAAATAAGGAATTATGCACCCGATAATTAATTAGAAATTAATAGCTCTACCTGCTGTTAGTTAGATATTTCAACCTTTTTCCACGTCAAAGCACATTTGAGAAAAACAAAAACCACCATTTTTAAAATGGTGGTTTTTGTCACCCTAGATTGAGGTGATATTTCGATATTTGATTAGAAATCAATATTCGACGGGATGATGGATTGCAATGAACTGGGAATTAGAGAATAAGTCCGCCGAAAAGGAATCCCAATGCCACAGATATCGCAATACCAACAGTTCCAGGAATGAGGAATGGGTGGTTAAACACTGCTTTGCCGATCCTTGTCGAACCTGTATCGTCCATCTCAACTGCAGCCAATAGAGTTGGATAGGTTGGCAGAACGAATAGTGCCGATACAGCGGCAAATGAGGCGATGACGGTCAGTGGGGAAACACCGATAGCCAGTGCTGCAGGAATTAACGCCTTAGCGGTTGCAGCCTGCGAATAGAGTAGCGCGGCGGCGGCGAATAGAACGACCGCGAGCATCCACGGCGAGCGCTCGAGGATGTCGCCTGAGAACCCCTTAATTCCCTCGATGTAATGGTTGATCAAAGTTGTTCCCAACCAAGCTACGCCGAGAACGCAGACGCAAGCGGACATTCCGGAGCGGAATACCTGAGTATTCAAAATGTCGCCTGCCGGAATCTTGCAAGCCATAACGGTGATTGTCGCTGCAGTAAGCATCATCGACATAATCGCTTCATTGCGAGGCAACGCAGGATCTGCAATCAGTCCTACTTGATCGGAAATCAATGTGGCGTACACCATAACGGCGACAATTGCTACAAGGAAAATTCCCACCGAAAGCTTTGCTGCGCTTGTTGGAACATAGGACTCTTTCTTGCCAGGGGCTGCAACGAGGCCATCGGCAAGACGCTGTTGGTAGACCGGATCATCATAGAGGTCTTTCCCGAGACGATTGCATAGCCAAGCAGTTGGGAAGATAGCAAGAAATGTTGCGGGGATAACGATTGCCAAAAGGGACAGATACCCTACCCCTAAAGGTTCCAGCGCGGAAGCTAAAAAAACGACTGCTGCGGAAATTGGAGATGCTGTAATCGCCATCTGGGAAGCCGGAACGGCAACAGAAAGTGGACGCGAAGGGCGCACTCCAGATTCTTTAGAAACTTCCACGATCACTGGAAGCGTGGAAAACGCTGTATGCCCTGTTCCTGCGAACAAGGTCATCAGATAGGTAACTACAGGTGCGACATAGGTAATATGCTTTGGATTCTTACGCAAAGCACGCTCCGCCAAATGCACCAAATAATCCATGCCACCGGCACGCTGCATAGCAGAAATTGCTGCAATAACGGCCATGATGATACCGATAACGTCGAAAGGAATATCTTCTCTCGTCACCGGCACTCCGGTTGCACCCAGAAGAAGGACTCCGATGCCACCGGCAAAGCCGATAGCAATTGAGCCGAGTCGTGCACCGAGGACAATTGCGGCGAGCACGATGAGAATGTGGACGAAAACCACTGTGACACCCGACCTTTACATATTTCAGGTCTGCATTATGCAGGTATGAGTAGCGACGAAATGTCGCTGGAGGGACACTACAAATTTCCGCAAATGCAGAAATCAGCTTCCTTCCTATCGTGCACTTATGAAACTGGTTATAGCAACCTAGCTTTTAATAGAAATAGGCCGGATTTCGTGCATCAGATTATGTAAATATCGAATGGTAAATCGTTTTGTAAGGTCACAGTGCATTTCTGTCACAATAGTTAGTCAATTGACTAATTGATCACACTATAGAGGTATAGAAATAAAACTGCACATTAGGTGATATCCCCATTAATGTGCAGTTAATTTATTTTTAAAAAATGATATGGCTAGCTACAAGCGTGCAATACGAATCTCAGAAGCCAAAATTGCTTGAGCACCTAGCTCAGAAAGCTGGTCCATGATGTGGTTGGCTTCTTTACGCGGCACCATTGCACGCACTGCTACCCAGTTTTCGCGGGCCAGAGGTGAGACGGTTGGACCCGAAATACCTGGTGTGATTTTTTCAGAAGCGGCGAGGTTTACTCGATCGATGTTGTAATCAAGCATGAGGTAATTCTGGGCGTGTAGGATTCCTTCGATGCGACGAAGGAAAACCTTTTGCTCGTTGTCAACCACATTACCTTGTTGACCGACAATGACAGCTTCGGATTGGCAAATCACTTCACCGAAAGTTGCGAGACCTTGTTTGCGTAATGTCCGGCCCGTTGAAACTACGTCAGCGATGGCGTCAGCTACGCCAAGTTTAATCGAGATTTCTACAGCACCATCAAGCCGAATGACAGTTGCGTTAATATCACGCGCTTGCAAATCATCTCGAACTAAATTGGGGTATGAGGTTGCAATACGCTTGCCTTCGAGCATTTCAACAGTCCATTTTTGATCTGCAGGAGCCGCATATCTAAAGGATGAATTGCCAAATCCGAGACTCATCACTTCTTCAACGTTTGCATGGGAATCCGTAGCAAGATCTCGACCAGTGATGCCGAGGTCTAGTTGTCCTCCAGCGACATAAATGGCGATGTCTTTAGGACGAAGGAAAAAGAATTCTACGTCATTTGTTTTGTCATAAACATTGAGAGTCTTAGATTCGCCTCGGCCAGCATAACCCGCCTCAGCGAGAATCTCTACTGCAGCCTCAGACAAAGAACCTTTATTTGGGATAGCAATTTTTAGCATATATTTGTGTAGCCTTATCAAAATAACTAGGGGTAAGCATGCGGCAAAAACCTACCTAAAAACTCTGCTCACCTGCGGTAATTAAAGATATTTATAGATATCTTCCGGAGTAAGGCCACGTTTAATCATGATGACTTGCGCCCAGTACATAAGTTGCGAGATCTCTTCAGCGAGTTCTGCATCGCTCTGGTACTCAGCAGCGAGCCAAACTTCACCGGCCTCTTCAATCACTTTTTTGCCTAAAGTGTGGAGGCTCGAATTTAAAGCAGCAACCGTGCCGGAGCCTTCAGGTCGCTTTTCTGCTCGTTCGGCTAGTTCATGGTAAAGGGAATCGAAATTTTTCACCCCTTTAGTATGACATACCTATTGAGCATTCGGTGACAATGTTGCATACCATTGCATAATTTCTTCGGCTGATACACCTCTGAAATCTGCAGATCCGTGCAGTCGTGATAACGGAACAACACCTTCGGGTAATGGCTGGTTATTCAGGTGATCGACAACAGAAATTACGATGCAGCCGGCAGCTAATCCACCAAGCATTCCACTCTTTGAATCTTCAAAAACAATGCACCCTTCTGGAGGCACTCCCAGTGCTTGTGCCCCTTTAAGATACACATCGGGAGCAGGTTTTGGATTAGCAACTTCATCGCCACATACTGTCGCCTTAAAGTATTCAATCCCTACTGCTCCTATGGAATGGTTTGCGATTGACCGAATGGTGTTTGTTGCAATAGCCATTGGAATCTCAGCATTTCGGCATGAATCCAGTACTTCTTTGATTCCTGGATTTGGCAAAAGAGAACTATCGAACTTTTCCGTGACGTAGTGTGACATAAACGATTGCCAGTAATTCTTGGCTTCAGAATCTAGTTCTATTCCAGCGTTGCTGGCGCAAAGGCTAACAGTGAAATTAAAGCTAGAGCCTACAGTTTCCCGCTGTTGAGCTGCTGTTAGCCGTCTACCCATTTCGGTGCTCATTGCAAAAGTGGCTTGAGCCCAAATTCCTTCAGAATCGACAAGAGTGCCGTCCATATCCCATAAAATTCCGCGAAGCATATGTCATAGGCTAGCAATCGACCTATGCTTCGCGGTTAACTAGTTACACATTGAAGTATTTTGCTTCTGGGTGATACAACACAAATGCATCTGTTGATTGCTCAGGGTGCAGTTGAAACTCTTCTGAAATATCTACGCCAATCCGACGTGAGTCAAGCAAATCTACCAAGGTTTCGCGATCTTCGAGATTTGGGCAGGAACCATAACCAAAGGAATAACGAGCACCTCGGTATTTAAGATTAAAGAATTCCTGCAGATCAGCGGAATCTTCGTCACCTGCATGAGATCCATCGGAAAGTGACAATTCGTGGCGGATACGGGCATGCCAATACTCCGCAAGTGCTTCTGTAAGTTGCACACCGACACCATGTACTTCGAGATAGTCTCGGTAATTATTATCAGCAAAAAGGACATTGGCAAAGTCTGCAATCGGTTGTCCCATAGTTACCAATTGCAGCGGGAATACGTCTACCGTCTTGGTCTTGATTGCGTGCTCACGGGATCTAATGAAGTCAGCTACACAAAGGAACTCTCCACGCTGTTGTCGAGGAAAATTAAATCGTGCTACCTCTGCAGAAGTAGGGTCTGGTGATTCAAGAAGAATGACCGTATCGCCTTCGGAAACTGCTGGGAAATATCCGTACACGACAGCGGCGTGGTCAAGTATTTTTTCAGCTTTGAGTCTATCAATCCAGTACCGCAGCCGTGGTCGACCTTCAGTTTCTACAAGTTCTTCATAACTTGGGCCCTCTCCGCCGCGAGTCGCTTTTAAGCCCCAACGACCCACAAACAGCGCGCGTTCGTCGAGAAGCGGCAGGTATTCGGATAAATTGATGCCTTTAACAATTCGTGTTCCCCAGAAAGGAGGTGTGGCAATTGGCACGTCAGCTGCAACTTCGGATCGTTCCGGAACCTCGATAGGAATTTCCTTTGCTTTGCGTTGCGCGACAATTTGCTTTGAACGTTCTCGACGAGCTTTTCTCTCAGCTTTTTTCTTGACGGCCGCAAGAGCTTCTGGCGACTGTGGATCGAGACGCTCTCCCCTAGCTTCAGCCATAAATTCTTGCATTAGGCGAAGTGATTCAAATGCATCTTTTGCATAGTGAACATTACCTTCGTACACCTCGGTGAGGTCATCTTCTACATAGGCTCGCGTAAGCGCTGCACCACCAAGAATGACTGGATAGTCAGATTTTTGTGCCTGGTTCATTTCTTGAAGGTTTTCCTTCATGATCACGGTAGATTTTACCAATAGCCCAGACATGCCGATAGCATCTGCTTTGTGTTTTTCTGCAGCCTCTAGGATGTTTGCAATAGGTTGCTTGATACCAATGTTGACAACATTGAATCCATTATTTGAAAGAATAATGTCGACAAGGTTCTTTCCAATGTCGTGGACGTCACCTTTCACTGTTGCGATGACAATTGTTCCGTTACCGTCGCCGGCATCTTCATCCGCTTCTATGAACTGCTCGAGATAAGCCACTGCATGCTTCATCGTCTCGGCAGATTGCAAGACGAAGGGCAATTGCATTTGGCCTGATCCAAAGAGATCACCAACGGTTTTCATCCCCTCTAGGAGATCCTCGTTGATAATTTGGAGCGGTTCTTTTTCTTTCATACCTGCATCGAGGTCATCCTCGAAACCTGCCTTTTCGCCATCAATAATACGTTGAGCGATTCGCTTGAATAACGGCATAGCTGCTAATGCTTCTGCGCGGGCATCGCTCGCACTTGCTGCAGATACACCTTCAAATAGGCGCATGAAAGTTTGAAGCGGGTCATAGCCTTCAGACCTTCGGTCGTACACCAGGTCGAGAGCAACCCGTCGCTGTTCCTCATCGATACGATTCATAGGAACAATCTTTGACGAATGTGCAATAGCCGAATCTAGTCCTGCTTCAATGCACTCGTTCAAAAATACGGAATTGAGAACCTGACGTGCAGCTGGGTTCAGTCCAAAAGAGATGTTAGATAGGCCCAAGGTGGTGTGAATTTTGGGATGACGCTTTTTAAGCTCACGAATTGCCTCGATAGTTTCGATACCGTCTCGACGCGTTTCTTCTTGGCCGGTTGAAATCGGGAAAGTAAGCGTATCGACGATAATGTCGCTTTCGTCTAACCCCCATGTCGACGTAATGTCCGCTATGAGCCGTTCAGCAATTTCAATTTTCTTTTCGGCAGTGCGAGCTTGGCCTTCTTCATCGATGGTGAGAGCGACGACAGCAGCTCCATGGCGTTTGACTAATCGCATAATGCGTTGATAGCGAGAATCTGGGCCATCGCCGTCTTCAAAGTTCACAGAGTTTACTGCGCATCGACCGCCTAAATGTTCGAGTCCTACTTGGATTACATCCGGCTCAGTGGAATCAATCATGATGGGAAGTGTCGAGCTGGTTGCTAGCAGTGAAGCCAGCTGGGCCATATCGGCTGTGCCGTCACGGCCCACATAATCAACGCATAAATCAAGCATGTGGGCGCCATCGCGAGTTTGTTGCTTAGCAATATCCACACATTTTTCAAGATCACCTACAAGCATGGCCTCGCGGAAAGCTTTAGAACCATTGGCATTCGTTCGCTCACCAATCATGGTGATGCCAGTATCTTGTGTGAGATTCACACTGGTGTAGAGACTCGATACTGCATCTCCGACATCGGGATTTCTCTCAGCCTGAAGTGCCGGTTGATGCTCGCTATCGCCAAGTACAGCCTTACGTACTTCACGAATATGAGTAGGCGTTGTACCACAGCAGCCTCCCACCATGCTGAGCCCGTATTCTTCAACAAATCCTCTCAGTGCGCTTGCGAGCTCTTGTTCAGTTAGTGGGTATTCAGCACCATTTTTACCGAGGACGGGCAAACCGGCATTGGGCATGACTGAAACCGGAATGTGAGCATTGCGAGACAAGTATCGAAGGTGCTCGCTCATTTCGTCTGGGCCAGTAGCACAGTTAAGACCAATCATGTCCACATTGAGTAGCTCAATTGCCGTAAGTGCAGCACCGATTTCGGAACCTAGGAGCATGGTGCCAGTAGTTTCAACCGTAACGTGACAAACAATGGGAAGCTGAATGCCAGAAGTTTCAAATGCAGTTTGGCAACCATGTACAGCTGCTTTTACCTGAAGCAAATCTTGGGCAGTTTCGACCAAAATCGCATCGGCGCCGCCTTCGATCATGCCAAGTGAGGCTTCGGTGTAGTGATTTTTCAACGCTTCATAAGGTGCGTGTCCAAGCGAAGGCAACTTCGTTCCAGGTCCCATTGAACCTAGAACGAAGCGTGGTGTGCCATCAGCACTGGGTCCCAGTTCATCCGCAACTTCTCGGGCGATTTTCACACCTTTGAATGCGAGTTCCTTGCATCGATCTGCAATGTCATAATCGGCCAAATTGGGTAGGTTACAACCAAAAGTATTCGTTTCAACCAAGTCGGCGCCCGCTTCAAAATAGGCACGGTGGATTGCAGAAACAACATCTGGCCGAGTGTGGTTAAGAATTTCGTTACAGCCCTCGAGACCTAGAAAATCGGAATCGACGTCAAGATCGAATCCTTGGAGCTGGGTACCCATTGCTCCATCACCGATCAGAACGCGATTTTTCATAGCGTCGAGAAATGCAGTTTTAAATTGGGGCGTGGCAGTATTCATCAAATAGACAGCTTAGTATGCATTTTGTGAAATGCTCAACCATTACCCCAGTTTAGAGCCCCAATTTAAGTAATTTTATTCAAATTCGGGCAAATCCGATATCTCTTCATCACTGAGTCCCAGATTTTTACACATACCCTCTACCATGCTAATAAGCTGCGATTCTTCCTCTGGTTCGATTACCGCATACTCATATGCTGCATTGAAAGCAGCTAACTCCGAATAAAAATGTCCAACTTTTGCAATAACATCCAAAACCACTGAGTTAGCTTGCTCACGGGAGTTTGCAATATCGACCATGCTTTGCGCAAACGCTACAAGAACCTTTTTTAACTCGGGCAACGCCGAAACATCGAATGGGGGATCCCAGAATTCCTTTTCATCGGCACGAAGGTAGGAGCCGGTACCAAACTCTTCAAGATCGCGCAGGAAGTCGTCAATAAATGAAAAAGAGTCGGACATATCGGTCATTTATATCTTCACTCCCAATAATGCATCCAAACCAGATGCCATGAGCCTTCCAGCCTCAGTACGAGCTGAATCATTTAGCGGGATCAAGTTGGCCCAGTTGTCCACTTCGGCGAGGACTGCAGGGGTATTTAAGTCGTTAGCCAATAAATGACGTATTTTTTGAATTGTTTGTTGAACTTGTTGTACGTCTCGAGCATTATCAGCTGCAGTAATCCACGCTTGTCTGCGCTCCTGTGCAGCTGCGAGGAGGTCAGTTGACCAGTCACGATCGTCGCGATAATGACCTGCAAAAACTCCAAGTCTAATGTCAGATGGATGATACCCTTCTGAGGTCAGTCGCGATACGAATACTAAATTGCCCAAGGACTTGCTCATTTTAGTGCCGTCAAGTCCGATCATTCCTGTGTGCACATAGTGACCTGCCATTCGGGACTCGCCAAATGTTGCCTCAGCGTGAGCAGCCGAGAATTCGTGGTGTGGGAAGATAAGATCTGATCCGCCTCCTTGAATTGCGAAATGGCTTCCCAAATGATGTGTTGCGATCGCGGAACACTCAACGTGCCATCCAGGGCGCCCCGCCCCGAATGGCGCATCCCAAGAAGGTTCACCTAGTCGATGTGCTCTCCATATAAGAGCATCAAGCGAATCCTTTTTCCCGGCACGTTCGGGGTCTCCACCACGTTCGGCAAAAAATTGTTCCATTAGTTCACGAGAGTAATGGGACTCGTATCCAAACTGCGTAGTCGCAGTTATGGATGCATAAATATCACGGTAGGAGTCTGACTCAACGATGTACGCTGTGCCATTGGCAAGCATGGTTTCCACCATTGCAATTACTTCTGGAATAGACTCCATTGCACCAACATAGTGCCGAGGAGGAATAACGCTAAGGTCCTCCATGTCTGATCTAAAAAGATCGATTTGGCTGGAGCCTAACTCTCGCCAGTCAACGCCATCTCTCAATGCACGTTCAAAAAGAGGCTCATCGACGTCAGTGATGTTTTGAACGAAATGAACACGGTGGCCTGCGTCGATAAGCTGCCTATTGATTAGATCAAACGTCAAATATGTCGCTGCATGTCCTAAATGTGTGGAGTCATAAGGAGTAATTCCACACACATAAACCCCCACTTCTGGAGTGTCCACTTCAACAGGTTTAATGAGCTGATCACTGGTATCAAACAAGAACAGTACAGCCGGTTTACCCGGCACTGAAGGAATTGTCGGCATGGGCCAAGATTGCATGCCATCAACATTACCTGCTGAGGCAGCAATGACACATTACAGTAGTTAAGCGGTTAGTATTCCGGTAGCTAGTAATGCCATAACAAGCAAACCGACAGGGATTCGATAAGCTGCAAACCAGCTAAACGAGTGACTACCAACGAATTTCAAAAGCCACGCGATGGAAGCATACCCTAGGGCAAAAGCAATTCCGGTACCTACAGCAAGCTGCATTCCCGAGGCCGCCTGCCCCGCGTCGGGAGCAAAGGCGTCGGGAAGCGAGAATAAGCCAGATGCTAACACTGCGGGAATAGCCAATAGGAAACTAAAGCGAGTTGCAACTTCCCTATCAAGTCCGACGAATAAACCTGCAGAAACGGTGCCACCTGACCGTGAAACACCTGGTATTAATGCCAAACACTGTGCACAGCCCATAATTACGGCATCTCTCATTGTCAGTTGGTCAAAGCTTCGACGCTTACTGCCCCATTTTTCGGCAGCGATAAATACAAAAGAAAAAGCGATTAACACTGATGCGGTAATCCACATATTTCGTAGATTGTCTCGGATGATGTCTTTAGCTAGCAGCCCTACGATACTTACCGGCAATGTGCCAACGATGACCATCCATCCCATACGGTAATCGAAACCTCGTTGCTTTTTATCAAAAAGGCCTCTAAACCAGCCAGTGAGAATCTTTGCGATATCTTTAGCGAAGTAAACGAGAACTGCTGCTTCAGTGCCTAGTTGAACTACAGCAGTAAAACTTGCACCAGCATCTTTGCCCCAAAAAAGCTCAGAGACAATTCGCAGATGGCCGGATGAACTAATAGGAAGGAACTCGGTGAGGCCTTGAACGATAGAGAGCACAATTGTCTGGGACCAGCTTATTTGACTCGACGGATCTTGAGTCAATGCTTGGGCTAATACATTTACATCAGTCACGGGGCACAAGAATACCTGTTTAAAGTCCAATATATGCCAGTGATGCAGAACTACATGGATATGCCTAATCTTCCTCGGGTTTCAACTAGGAAGAATGCAACTTGCTGGTAACCTCTCTGGTTGTGAAACCTGCACTGTCTACGACTCTTAAAATGTGTACATTTTCTACTCTCTCCGCATTTGTGTTGACCGCATGTAGCGGCAATGCAGAAACAACGAATGTGGCAGAAATCCGGCCCGACATGGGAAGTGCTACCGCAGCAGCTTCCCCGAAGGCTACAGCCCCCGAGGGAACTGTACTCAAGCGCGGTGCAATTGATGCGCTTCAAACGGTGGGAAATTCGATTGGAATCAAAATGGGTTCCCACCTAGAGCTCGGGTCTGCTGCAGATTTTGAAAAAGGTAACACGACTAAAGTGTCTATTGACGCTGAGTGCTTTGACATGACATCGAACTCAAAGGCTTTCATTGTTTCTTGTTCCGACGGCGTGCATTCTGTTGATCCAGTATCGGGTAAAAATTCAGTAATCGCTCAGCCGACTGAAACTGCCCACTATGCGGTACAAGTATCAACCGGAGAAGTTCTCGTTGCGCATCGTGACTCGAATAAGGTTGAGGTATTTAACGATGGTGAAAAGCTCTCAGAGGTGGCAACTGAATACGGGTCTGATCAACTTATTTCAGTTCCGATCGAAGGACAAGCTGATGCAGTTGTCAGAATCAATAACAAATACACCTTGATTCAAGACGTAAATTGGAAAGAGTCAAAACCCGGTGCCATTTTGCGGGTAGGCAAAGGGGTTGGAAGGATATCTGC
This window encodes:
- the hisG gene encoding ATP phosphoribosyltransferase; the protein is MLKIAIPNKGSLSEAAVEILAEAGYAGRGESKTLNVYDKTNDVEFFFLRPKDIAIYVAGGQLDLGITGRDLATDSHANVEEVMSLGFGNSSFRYAAPADQKWTVEMLEGKRIATSYPNLVRDDLQARDINATVIRLDGAVEISIKLGVADAIADVVSTGRTLRKQGLATFGEVICQSEAVIVGQQGNVVDNEQKVFLRRIEGILHAQNYLMLDYNIDRVNLAASEKITPGISGPTVSPLARENWVAVRAMVPRKEANHIMDQLSELGAQAILASEIRIARL
- a CDS encoding HAD family hydrolase, with product MLRGILWDMDGTLVDSEGIWAQATFAMSTEMGRRLTAAQQRETVGSSFNFTVSLCASNAGIELDSEAKNYWQSFMSHYVTEKFDSSLLPNPGIKEVLDSCRNAEIPMAIATNTIRSIANHSIGAVGIEYFKATVCGDEVANPKPAPDVYLKGAQALGVPPEGCIVFEDSKSGMLGGLAAGCIVISVVDHLNNQPLPEGVVPLSRLHGSADFRGVSAEEIMQWYATLSPNAQ
- a CDS encoding phosphoribosyl-ATP diphosphatase is translated as MKNFDSLYHELAERAEKRPEGSGTVAALNSSLHTLGKKVIEEAGEVWLAAEYQSDAELAEEISQLMYWAQVIMIKRGLTPEDIYKYL
- a CDS encoding anaerobic C4-dicarboxylate transporter, whose product is MVFVHILIVLAAIVLGARLGSIAIGFAGGIGVLLLGATGVPVTREDIPFDVIGIIMAVIAAISAMQRAGGMDYLVHLAERALRKNPKHITYVAPVVTYLMTLFAGTGHTAFSTLPVIVEVSKESGVRPSRPLSVAVPASQMAITASPISAAVVFLASALEPLGVGYLSLLAIVIPATFLAIFPTAWLCNRLGKDLYDDPVYQQRLADGLVAAPGKKESYVPTSAAKLSVGIFLVAIVAVMVYATLISDQVGLIADPALPRNEAIMSMMLTAATITVMACKIPAGDILNTQVFRSGMSACVCVLGVAWLGTTLINHYIEGIKGFSGDILERSPWMLAVVLFAAAALLYSQAATAKALIPAALAIGVSPLTVIASFAAVSALFVLPTYPTLLAAVEMDDTGSTRIGKAVFNHPFLIPGTVGIAISVALGFLFGGLIL
- a CDS encoding undecaprenyl-diphosphate phosphatase, with the translated sequence MTQDPSSQISWSQTIVLSIVQGLTEFLPISSSGHLRIVSELFWGKDAGASFTAVVQLGTEAAVLVYFAKDIAKILTGWFRGLFDKKQRGFDYRMGWMVIVGTLPVSIVGLLAKDIIRDNLRNMWITASVLIAFSFVFIAAEKWGSKRRSFDQLTMRDAVIMGCAQCLALIPGVSRSGGTVSAGLFVGLDREVATRFSFLLAIPAVLASGLFSLPDAFAPDAGQAASGMQLAVGTGIAFALGYASIAWLLKFVGSHSFSWFAAYRIPVGLLVMALLATGILTA
- the aspA gene encoding aspartate ammonia-lyase, encoding MASQAKNTKGSKNAEVTNDVLDGKTEGTAEKVNDAPIASDVTTKHATKKAAPGFRIEEDLLGEMEVPDEVYYGVHTLRAIDNYKISSTTINDVPEFIRGMVQVKKATALANRRLHTLPKDKCDAIVWACDQILDHGRCMDQFPIDVFQGGAGTSVNMNTNEVIANLALEHLGKPKGSYDIINPNDDVNMSQSTNDAYPTGFRLGVYEAMQELITRIDNLQFAFHAKGDEFTDILKMGRTQLQDAVPMTLGEEFQAFAHNLAEEQSVLRMASDRLKEVNLGATAIGTGLNTPAGYRYQVVAALSECTGLEIKSARDLIEATSDTGAYVLAHAAVKRTAMKLSKICNDLRLLSSGPRAGLNEINLPARAAGSSIMPAKVNPVIPEVVNQVCFKVFGNDLTVTMAAEAGQLQLNVMEPVIGQALFESIRILGNAAVTLQHKCVEGITANADVCRAYVDNSIGIVTYLNPFIGHHMGDVIGKEAAETGKSVRELVLEKGLMDEETLNQILSKENLMHPSFRGTLYLDN
- the mshC gene encoding cysteine--1-D-myo-inosityl 2-amino-2-deoxy-alpha-D-glucopyranoside ligase; translated protein: MQSWPMPTIPSVPGKPAVLFLFDTSDQLIKPVEVDTPEVGVYVCGITPYDSTHLGHAATYLTFDLINRQLIDAGHRVHFVQNITDVDEPLFERALRDGVDWRELGSSQIDLFRSDMEDLSVIPPRHYVGAMESIPEVIAMVETMLANGTAYIVESDSYRDIYASITATTQFGYESHYSRELMEQFFAERGGDPERAGKKDSLDALIWRAHRLGEPSWDAPFGAGRPGWHVECSAIATHHLGSHFAIQGGGSDLIFPHHEFSAAHAEATFGESRMAGHYVHTGMIGLDGTKMSKSLGNLVFVSRLTSEGYHPSDIRLGVFAGHYRDDRDWSTDLLAAAQERRQAWITAADNARDVQQVQQTIQKIRHLLANDLNTPAVLAEVDNWANLIPLNDSARTEAGRLMASGLDALLGVKI
- the metH gene encoding methionine synthase, coding for MNTATPQFKTAFLDAMKNRVLIGDGAMGTQLQGFDLDVDSDFLGLEGCNEILNHTRPDVVSAIHRAYFEAGADLVETNTFGCNLPNLADYDIADRCKELAFKGVKIAREVADELGPSADGTPRFVLGSMGPGTKLPSLGHAPYEALKNHYTEASLGMIEGGADAILVETAQDLLQVKAAVHGCQTAFETSGIQLPIVCHVTVETTGTMLLGSEIGAALTAIELLNVDMIGLNCATGPDEMSEHLRYLSRNAHIPVSVMPNAGLPVLGKNGAEYPLTEQELASALRGFVEEYGLSMVGGCCGTTPTHIREVRKAVLGDSEHQPALQAERNPDVGDAVSSLYTSVNLTQDTGITMIGERTNANGSKAFREAMLVGDLEKCVDIAKQQTRDGAHMLDLCVDYVGRDGTADMAQLASLLATSSTLPIMIDSTEPDVIQVGLEHLGGRCAVNSVNFEDGDGPDSRYQRIMRLVKRHGAAVVALTIDEEGQARTAEKKIEIAERLIADITSTWGLDESDIIVDTLTFPISTGQEETRRDGIETIEAIRELKKRHPKIHTTLGLSNISFGLNPAARQVLNSVFLNECIEAGLDSAIAHSSKIVPMNRIDEEQRRVALDLVYDRRSEGYDPLQTFMRLFEGVSAASASDARAEALAAMPLFKRIAQRIIDGEKAGFEDDLDAGMKEKEPLQIINEDLLEGMKTVGDLFGSGQMQLPFVLQSAETMKHAVAYLEQFIEADEDAGDGNGTIVIATVKGDVHDIGKNLVDIILSNNGFNVVNIGIKQPIANILEAAEKHKADAIGMSGLLVKSTVIMKENLQEMNQAQKSDYPVILGGAALTRAYVEDDLTEVYEGNVHYAKDAFESLRLMQEFMAEARGERLDPQSPEALAAVKKKAERKARRERSKQIVAQRKAKEIPIEVPERSEVAADVPIATPPFWGTRIVKGINLSEYLPLLDERALFVGRWGLKATRGGEGPSYEELVETEGRPRLRYWIDRLKAEKILDHAAVVYGYFPAVSEGDTVILLESPDPTSAEVARFNFPRQQRGEFLCVADFIRSREHAIKTKTVDVFPLQLVTMGQPIADFANVLFADNNYRDYLEVHGVGVQLTEALAEYWHARIRHELSLSDGSHAGDEDSADLQEFFNLKYRGARYSFGYGSCPNLEDRETLVDLLDSRRIGVDISEEFQLHPEQSTDAFVLYHPEAKYFNV